CCGCGGCCTCCAGCACGGCGCGGGCACCGGCGAGAAGTTCGTCGGCCAGCGCCTCGTAATAGCGGCCTTCGACGATGACGACGCGCGCGCCTTCGAGCGCGGGGTCGGCTTCGACGGCGGTTTCCCTGCGCGTCGTGACCATGGGCATTCTCCGAAACTTGAACGGCGCACGGCGCCGGAATTGGGCGTGAGCCCTACCCGGCCCGGGGGAACTCCGCAAGCCGGGCGGCGTAGCGGGCCATCAGGTCCGCCTCGAAATTCACCGTGTCCCCCGCCTTCACGCCGCCCCAGGTGGTGACCGCGAGCGTGTGGGGAATGAGCAGGCAGGAGAAGGTGTTGCCGTTCACCTCGTTCACCGTCAGCGAGGTGCCGTCCAGCGCCACCGAGCCCTTGGCCGCGACGAAGCGCGCCAGTCTCTCCGGCACCTCGAACACGAAGCGCGTGGTGGTGCCCAAATCCTCCCGCGACACCACCTTCGCCGTGCAGTCCACATGGCCGGACACCATGTGCCCGCCCAGTTCGTCGCCCATCTTGAGCGAGCGCTCCAGATTGATGCGCTCACCCTCGGCCCAGCCAGAAACGGTGGTGATGGCCAGCGTCTCGGGCGCCGCATCCACGGTGAAGAGCGTTGCGCGGGGGCCGCCCGCCGTCACCGAGGTGACGGTCAGGCACACGCCCGCATGGGCGATGGACGCGCCGATGTCGATGCCCGCGGCCTCGAAGCCGGTGGCGATGGTGAGGGTCTTCACCTCGCCTTTCGTCTCCACCTTCACGAGTTCGCCCATGTCGGTCACGATGCCGGTGAACATCTCAGCGTCTCCACAAGCGCACGAGGTGGTCGGCGCCCAGCTCGGCGCGCTCCACCTCGGCAAATCCCACCGGCTGGGTCAGCCGGATAAGCGGGCGTCCGGCAAGGGCGGGGAAAGCATCCGACCCCAGAATGACGGGGCTGCGGAAGACGGCCACCTCATCCACCACGCCGGCTTCCAGGAAGCGGGCGGCCGTGGTCGGCCCCCCTTCGACCATCAGGCGGGTAAGGCCGAGCAGGCCCAGCAGCTTGACCATGGCCGGGATATGGATGCGCCCGTCCGCCCCACGGGGCGCGCGCAGCACCTCGACGCCGCGCTCGTTCAGCGCGGCCGCGCGATGGGCGGGGGCATCCTCGGCGGCGATCACCCACAGTGGCACGTCGCAGGCGGTGCGCACGAGGGCGGAGGTGAGCGGTATGTCCAATTCGGCATCCAGCACGAGCCGCACCGGCGAGCGCGATTCATAGCCCTCCAGCCGGCAGGTGAGCATGGGGTCGTCGGCCAGCACCGTGCCCAGCCCGACCAGGATCGCATCCGTATGGGCGCGCATGAGATGCGCCCGCGCCCGCGCCTCGGGACCGGTGACGACGGCCGGCTTCGGCCCGGCATGGGCGGCCTTGCCATCGGCCGAGACGGCCATCTTCACCATCACATGGGGGCGGCCCTCGGTGACGCGGCGGATGTGGCCGGCGTGATCGAAGAGCGCCTGCTCGGCCCCCACCCCCACAGTGACCCAGATGCCGGCGGCGCGCAGACGGGCGACGCCCCTGCCCTTCACCCGATGGTCGGGGTCCTCGATGGCGGCGACCACCCGGCTGACCCCGGCGGCGATGACGGCATCGGCGCAGGGGGGCGTGCGGCCGTGGTGGGAGCAGGGCTCCAGCGTGACATAGAGGGTGGATCCGCGTGCCAATTCACCGGCGGCCGCGAGGGCCAGCGGCTCGGCATGGGGGCGGCCGGTGGGGGCGGTGGCGGCGCTGGAGACGATGCGCGGCACGCCCTCCACATGCTGCACCACCACTGCGCCGACG
The nucleotide sequence above comes from Xanthobacter flavus. Encoded proteins:
- a CDS encoding riboflavin synthase, coding for MFTGIVTDMGELVKVETKGEVKTLTIATGFEAAGIDIGASIAHAGVCLTVTSVTAGGPRATLFTVDAAPETLAITTVSGWAEGERINLERSLKMGDELGGHMVSGHVDCTAKVVSREDLGTTTRFVFEVPERLARFVAAKGSVALDGTSLTVNEVNGNTFSCLLIPHTLAVTTWGGVKAGDTVNFEADLMARYAARLAEFPRAG
- the ribD gene encoding bifunctional diaminohydroxyphosphoribosylaminopyrimidine deaminase/5-amino-6-(5-phosphoribosylamino)uracil reductase RibD, yielding MNVRPAASAPVLSPREDELFMAEALKVGQTGLGRTWPNPSVGAVVVQHVEGVPRIVSSAATAPTGRPHAEPLALAAAGELARGSTLYVTLEPCSHHGRTPPCADAVIAAGVSRVVAAIEDPDHRVKGRGVARLRAAGIWVTVGVGAEQALFDHAGHIRRVTEGRPHVMVKMAVSADGKAAHAGPKPAVVTGPEARARAHLMRAHTDAILVGLGTVLADDPMLTCRLEGYESRSPVRLVLDAELDIPLTSALVRTACDVPLWVIAAEDAPAHRAAALNERGVEVLRAPRGADGRIHIPAMVKLLGLLGLTRLMVEGGPTTAARFLEAGVVDEVAVFRSPVILGSDAFPALAGRPLIRLTQPVGFAEVERAELGADHLVRLWRR